DNA sequence from the Caminibacter pacificus genome:
TTAAATGCAAAATTATCCACTTCACTTTTATAATATTTTAAAAATCTCTCAAAAGCGATAAGCGCATGCCCCATAAGTCTTTCTATCAAAACCAAATCTTTTTTAAATTTAAGCCATTCGTTCGCAAACGATTTATCGATTCTGTTTTCGTAAAGGTCGTCTTCCATTTTCGCGATTTGCATATGAAGTTTATTTATTTTCGCAAGGATTTTATCAACCCTAACATCCAAAAAATTATGCAAATCCATAAAATCTCCAAGCAAATCGAAATCATCTTTTTTTCTATCGAAAATATAAACTTTATCGTCTTTTATCAAAAACGCATAGTTTGCAACGTCCACTTTGTCATTTTTTATAAATGGTAACCTCAAAATCAAAATAGTATAATCTTTTGCTATTTCAAAATCGCTCGGGTGTTCGCTGTTTTCGATATCGTCAAGTAAATATTTATTAATCTCAAATCTCACAAAAACTCCTTTTCATACCAACGGCTAAACAAATACAAACTCCAAATATGCTGTTTGTAACGTTTATGTCCCGTTTTTATAATCTCTTTTAAATATTCTTCGTTAAAAATTTTATTTTTTCTGTTTATATCTATGATTCTTTTAAGCTCTTTTTCTTCTTTCAGCCACTCGTAAAACGGAACGGCAAAGCCTTTTTTTCTACGATAGACAATCTCTTTTGGAAGATATTTTTGAGATATTTCTTTTACAATCCACTTTTTAGAGCCTCTAACATCTTCTGGCAAAGTAAAAACGAAGTTTACCAAATCTCTATCCAAAAACGGACTTCTCGCTTCTATAGTATTTGACATAAACATTTTATCAAGTTTCATCAAAAGCACTTCACCAAGCCATACTTTCATATCGAAATAAGTAAAATAAAAACTACCCCAATTTTTGTAAAATCTCTCGTAATCGACTTCAAAAGCGTTTTTTCTAAGTGCTTTATTTATTTGTCTTTGGAAAAACGTTTCGTTGATACCTCTAAATACCACCTCATCGGCAAAAAATCTCCTAAAAACCTCCCACTCTTTTATATCTTCGGGATATCTTTCAAGGTATTTTTTAAGCCACTTTTTATTCGGTAAAAAGGCATTAAAAAATCCTAAAAATTCCTCATACCTCCTATACCCCAAAAACAACTCGTCACTTCCCTCTCCGCTAAAAACAACTTTCAAAGGTATGCTTTTAGCCAAATGAAAAGCAGCAAAAAAGCTGCTATCGGCAATCGGCTCGTCCATATGAAAAAGTACGTTTTCGAAATTATCGAAAAAATCTTTTTTTCTAAGCGTTACATCGAAGTTTTTTATTCCCAAATAATCCGCAACTTTTTTAGCA
Encoded proteins:
- a CDS encoding CorA family divalent cation transporter produces the protein MRFEINKYLLDDIENSEHPSDFEIAKDYTILILRLPFIKNDKVDVANYAFLIKDDKVYIFDRKKDDFDLLGDFMDLHNFLDVRVDKILAKINKLHMQIAKMEDDLYENRIDKSFANEWLKFKKDLVLIERLMGHALIAFERFLKYYKSEVDNFAFKDLKEHFERALRFAKNAVEKLDYLYEFFRAKQDEKMNKIMFVLTLLSGIFLPLTLITGFFGMNTGGLPLTDDPYGTIKAVIIAFILEVPIVWILWKMMRG
- the asnB gene encoding asparagine synthase (glutamine-hydrolyzing), coding for MCAIFGIIGKYELSEVKKSLDLMLHRGKKYQKILEFKEGVFGFNRLAIENIDKNLQPLKTGDKVFVFNGEIYNYKNLIKKYDLNVNSEIEVIAKLWEIRGVDFIKELEGMFAIAVFDKKLYLFRDEFGKKPLYFTKNGIFASEIKAILPFVSKELDFEALSEYLAFNSSIAPKTIYKGIFKLPAGCYYDGEIKRWFDFERVENKSITKENVSAEVERLLIGSIEKRFMGDVEIGSLLSGGVDSSLIVALASKYRKIDTFSVGYEGFENYDERKYAKKVADYLGIKNFDVTLRKKDFFDNFENVLFHMDEPIADSSFFAAFHLAKSIPLKVVFSGEGSDELFLGYRRYEEFLGFFNAFLPNKKWLKKYLERYPEDIKEWEVFRRFFADEVVFRGINETFFQRQINKALRKNAFEVDYERFYKNWGSFYFTYFDMKVWLGEVLLMKLDKMFMSNTIEARSPFLDRDLVNFVFTLPEDVRGSKKWIVKEISQKYLPKEIVYRRKKGFAVPFYEWLKEEKELKRIIDINRKNKIFNEEYLKEIIKTGHKRYKQHIWSLYLFSRWYEKEFL